From Vanacampus margaritifer isolate UIUO_Vmar chromosome 8, RoL_Vmar_1.0, whole genome shotgun sequence, a single genomic window includes:
- the cast gene encoding calpastatin isoform X15, with product MAYAAYYNSLSQPSKATPKPAAQVSTLTPSQFETSPVSTIKSSTAATGTAATTAAAAANVAMSTSKGSPKDTAKVQVEVRPKTETIGAKETPAVDPFDALASILPPVDPLTPKQPIFTGPEVKEHDVTSEKASKCGEREDTLPPNYRFRNMAPLPADATPKDVPKPLSTDEALESLSAGFMTSTVPTAPKMQEKKDNAAALSTAPCYVAPPFVKKVDVPAPDPSVAFRPPADKKAKMEVDNFSLEALIPPAQFKKTVCVAPPPAEKQTQVEKASSDFSLKADLDTRPKTDEVSGLSLPTFIEPRWTPANKNLTKSGGSMSMGALSALGDMLAAPERKPEPKLRPEDLVSEKKHKEEDAVRVGERDDSIAPDYRFNKEQLKKLPAPKPQPTLNTNEALDLLSGDLLTSSAVPAQKAEVPAFAPTVSVCPAPPKPSQGSSLPLDALSALSDTLPANVPKPEPPKLRPADIVSEKKHKEKEAARVGEKEDSIAPEYRFNEDELKKLPAPKPQPTLNTNEALDLLSGDLTSSSVAPAKTPKMLSAQDVLTSTKSSGVHASLPPSTKKTPQLSDCPPVLAPQRKAKTDEGDYMSLDALGALGDTLAAPEPSPEPPKLRPEDIVTEDEHKEEDAVRVGERESSIAPEYRFNKEQLKKLPAPKPQPKMNTNEALDLLSGEFLTSSAAPAVQAPMISSSAASTQSSADFALDALAGDFVSSSAAPTVKSAAYAPTETAKQLSLGADNALDALSETLITEITPAPQPVPVPAKDLVKEKKAVEERLIKMGERDDTLPPEYRPTEEDLKKMAEAKANADTKPKTSMDDKTALDLLSSDFNTSVASSDAAATKLTPPVLDSETLKPMPRPVLDTLAGTLLPDDPAFKAKAATAKSKSKSKSKSKKQHASEPPADNQLPGQQSSDIVATSTQQGRKN from the exons TCGCAGCCCAGCAAGGCCACGCCCAAACCAGCAGCTCAGGTCTCCACTCTGACGCCTTCTCAGTTTGAG ACGTCACCTGTCTCCACTATAAAGTCTTCTACTGCTGCCACTGGAACAGCAGCaaccacagcagcagcagcagctaatGTTGCCATGTCGACATCTAAAGGCTCGCCAAAAGACACAGCCAAG GTGCAAGTGGAAGTACGTCCCAAAACAGAAACAATTGGGGCCAAGGAG ACACCTGCAGTAGATCCATTTGACGCCTTGGCCAGTATACTGCCACCAGTCGATCCACTCACCCCGAAACAACCAATATTCACTGGGCCTGAGGTCAAAGAG CACGATGTCACGTCCGAGAAGGCTTCAAAGTGTGGAGAAAGAGAAGACACGCTGCCTCCAAATTACAGATTTAGAAATATG GCTCCGCTTCCTGCAGATGCCACACCTAAGGATGTTCCT AAACCACTCAGCACAGACGAGGCCCTGGAATCCCTTTCGGCAGGTTTCATGACATCAACTGTTCCAACTGCACCTAAAATGCAAGAG AAAAAAGACAATGCTGCTGCCTTATCTACTGCCCCATGTTATGTTGCACCACCATTTGTGAAG AAAGTTGACGTCCCTGCGCCTGATCCTTCTGTAGCATTTCGACCTCCAGCTGATAAGAAAGCCAAGATGGAAGTTGATAACTTCTCATTGGAAGCTTTAATTCCCCCTGCCCAATTCAAG AAAACTGTGTGTGTGGCTCCGCCCCCTGCTGAAAAACAAACTCAGGTGGAAAAGGCCTCTTCTGATTTTTCTCTGAAAGCTGACCTGGATACAAGGCCCAAGACGGATGAGGTTAGTGGCCTTTCACTCCCGACTTTTATTGAGCCACGATGGACACCAGCaaacaaaaatctcacaaaaagt ggTGGTTCCATGTCTATGGGTGCTCTCAGTGCTCTTGGTGACATGTTGGCAGCACCGGAACGCAAACCAGAACCCAAACTGAGACCTGAGGATCTTGTTTCG gagaaaaaacacaaggaGGAAGATGCTGTACGTGTAGGAGAGAGGGACGACTCAATTGCACCAGATTACAGGTTCAATAAGGAGCAACTCAAGAAACTGCCTGCTCCCAAACCTCAG CCCACCTTGAACACTAATGAGGCCCTGGACCTTCTGTCCGGAGACCTTTTGACCTCCTCAGCTGTTCCTGCACAG AAAGCTGAAGTCCCTGCATTTGCTCCAACTGTCTCTGTGTGTCCTGCTCCACCCAAACCTTCTCAG GGCAGCTCCTTGCCTCTGGATGCACTCAGTGCTCTTAGTGACACTCTACCAGCGAATGTACCAAAACCTGAACCCCCCAAGCTCAGACCTGCAGATATTGTCTCT gagaaaaaacacaaggaGAAAGAGGCTGCCCGTGTAGGAGAGAAGGAGGACTCGATTGCACCAGAGTACAGGTTCAATGAGGATGAACTTAAAAAATTACCTGCTCCTAAACCTCAG CCCACCTTGAATACTAACGAGGCGTTAGATCTTTTGTCTGGAGACTTGACAAGCTCCTCAGTTGCCCCAGCAAAG ACCCCAAAAATGTTATCCGCTCAAGATGTTTTGACTTCAACCAAATCATCTGGTGTTCACGCATCTCTTCCTCCTTCCACCAAAAAGACACCCCAG CTATCAGACTGTCCTCCAGTGTTAGCGCCACAAAGAAAGGCCAAGACTGATGAG GGCGACTACATGTCTCTGGATGCTCTCGGTGCTCTTGGTGACACGTTGGCAGCACCAGAACCATCACCAGAACCCCCTAAACTTAGACCAGAGGATATTGTTACA GAGGATGAACACAAGGAGGAAGACGCCGTGCGTGTCGGAGAGAGGGAATCCTCAATTGCGCCAGAGTACAGGTTCAATAAGGAGCAGCTCAAGAAACTGCCTGCTCCCAAACCTCAG CCCAAGATGAATACCAATGAGGCCCTTGACCTTCTATCTGGAGAATTCTTGACCTCCTCTGCTGCTCCTGCTGTCCAGGCTCCCATGATCTCCTCCTCTGCTGCTTCTACGCAA TCCTCTGCAGACTTTGCTCTGGATGCCTTAGCAGGAGACTTTGTTTCATCGTCTGCTGCCCCCACAGTGAAATCTGCTGCTTATGCCCCCACAGAAACTGCCAAacag CTTTCATTAGGAGCAGACAATGCTCTGGATGCTTTATCAGAAACTCTGATCACAGAAATCACCCCCGCCCCTCAGCCAGTCCCCGTTCCTGCCAAAGACCTTGTcaag GAGAAGAAGGCTGTTGAGGAGAGGCTCATTAAAATGGGCGAGAGAGACGACACTCTTCCACCAGAGTACAGACCCACTGAGGAGGATCTTAAG aAAATGGCCGAAGCTAAGGCTAACGCGGACACCAAACCAAAGACG TCTATGGACGACAAGACGGCTTTGGACTTGCTGTCCAGTGATTTTAACACATCGGTCGCATCGTCCGACGCGGCCGCCACAAAGCTGACACCTCCTGTGCTCGACTCGGAGACCCTCAAG CCCATGCCCCGTCCTGTTCTGGACACACTGGCTGGCACCCTCCTTCCCGATGACCCAGCATTCAAGGCTAAGGCAGCCACAGCCaag AGCAAGAGcaagtcaaagtcaaagtcTAAA AAGCAGCATGCATCAGAGCCTCCCGCCGACAATCAACTCCCTGGCCAACAAAGCTCTGACATCGTAGCAACATCCACGCAGCAGGGCAGGAAGAACTAA
- the cast gene encoding calpastatin isoform X14: MPHKRGKHGHHHKHATDTNESQPSKATPKPAAQVSTLTPSQFETSPVSTIKSSTAATGTAATTAAAAANVAMSTSKGSPKDTAKVQVEVRPKTETIGAKETPAVDPFDALASILPPVDPLTPKQPIFTGPEVKEHDVTSEKASKCGEREDTLPPNYRFRNMAPLPADATPKDVPKPLSTDEALESLSAGFMTSTVPTAPKMQEKKDNAAALSTAPCYVAPPFVKKVDVPAPDPSVAFRPPADKKAKMEVDNFSLEALIPPAQFKKTVCVAPPPAEKQTQVEKASSDFSLKADLDTRPKTDEVSGLSLPTFIEPRWTPANKNLTKSGGSMSMGALSALGDMLAAPERKPEPKLRPEDLVSEKKHKEEDAVRVGERDDSIAPDYRFNKEQLKKLPAPKPQPTLNTNEALDLLSGDLLTSSAVPAQKAEVPAFAPTVSVCPAPPKPSQGSSLPLDALSALSDTLPANVPKPEPPKLRPADIVSEKKHKEKEAARVGEKEDSIAPEYRFNEDELKKLPAPKPQPTLNTNEALDLLSGDLTSSSVAPAKTPKMLSAQDVLTSTKSSGVHASLPPSTKKTPQLSDCPPVLAPQRKAKTDEGDYMSLDALGALGDTLAAPEPSPEPPKLRPEDIVTEDEHKEEDAVRVGERESSIAPEYRFNKEQLKKLPAPKPQPKMNTNEALDLLSGEFLTSSAAPAVQAPMISSSAASTQSSADFALDALAGDFVSSSAAPTVKSAAYAPTETAKQLSLGADNALDALSETLITEITPAPQPVPVPAKDLVKEKKAVEERLIKMGERDDTLPPEYRPTEEDLKKMAEAKANADTKPKTSMDDKTALDLLSSDFNTSVASSDAAATKLTPPVLDSETLKPMPRPVLDTLAGTLLPDDPAFKAKAATAKSKSKSKSKSKKQHASEPPADNQLPGQQSSDIVATSTQQGRKN; encoded by the exons TCGCAGCCCAGCAAGGCCACGCCCAAACCAGCAGCTCAGGTCTCCACTCTGACGCCTTCTCAGTTTGAG ACGTCACCTGTCTCCACTATAAAGTCTTCTACTGCTGCCACTGGAACAGCAGCaaccacagcagcagcagcagctaatGTTGCCATGTCGACATCTAAAGGCTCGCCAAAAGACACAGCCAAG GTGCAAGTGGAAGTACGTCCCAAAACAGAAACAATTGGGGCCAAGGAG ACACCTGCAGTAGATCCATTTGACGCCTTGGCCAGTATACTGCCACCAGTCGATCCACTCACCCCGAAACAACCAATATTCACTGGGCCTGAGGTCAAAGAG CACGATGTCACGTCCGAGAAGGCTTCAAAGTGTGGAGAAAGAGAAGACACGCTGCCTCCAAATTACAGATTTAGAAATATG GCTCCGCTTCCTGCAGATGCCACACCTAAGGATGTTCCT AAACCACTCAGCACAGACGAGGCCCTGGAATCCCTTTCGGCAGGTTTCATGACATCAACTGTTCCAACTGCACCTAAAATGCAAGAG AAAAAAGACAATGCTGCTGCCTTATCTACTGCCCCATGTTATGTTGCACCACCATTTGTGAAG AAAGTTGACGTCCCTGCGCCTGATCCTTCTGTAGCATTTCGACCTCCAGCTGATAAGAAAGCCAAGATGGAAGTTGATAACTTCTCATTGGAAGCTTTAATTCCCCCTGCCCAATTCAAG AAAACTGTGTGTGTGGCTCCGCCCCCTGCTGAAAAACAAACTCAGGTGGAAAAGGCCTCTTCTGATTTTTCTCTGAAAGCTGACCTGGATACAAGGCCCAAGACGGATGAGGTTAGTGGCCTTTCACTCCCGACTTTTATTGAGCCACGATGGACACCAGCaaacaaaaatctcacaaaaagt ggTGGTTCCATGTCTATGGGTGCTCTCAGTGCTCTTGGTGACATGTTGGCAGCACCGGAACGCAAACCAGAACCCAAACTGAGACCTGAGGATCTTGTTTCG gagaaaaaacacaaggaGGAAGATGCTGTACGTGTAGGAGAGAGGGACGACTCAATTGCACCAGATTACAGGTTCAATAAGGAGCAACTCAAGAAACTGCCTGCTCCCAAACCTCAG CCCACCTTGAACACTAATGAGGCCCTGGACCTTCTGTCCGGAGACCTTTTGACCTCCTCAGCTGTTCCTGCACAG AAAGCTGAAGTCCCTGCATTTGCTCCAACTGTCTCTGTGTGTCCTGCTCCACCCAAACCTTCTCAG GGCAGCTCCTTGCCTCTGGATGCACTCAGTGCTCTTAGTGACACTCTACCAGCGAATGTACCAAAACCTGAACCCCCCAAGCTCAGACCTGCAGATATTGTCTCT gagaaaaaacacaaggaGAAAGAGGCTGCCCGTGTAGGAGAGAAGGAGGACTCGATTGCACCAGAGTACAGGTTCAATGAGGATGAACTTAAAAAATTACCTGCTCCTAAACCTCAG CCCACCTTGAATACTAACGAGGCGTTAGATCTTTTGTCTGGAGACTTGACAAGCTCCTCAGTTGCCCCAGCAAAG ACCCCAAAAATGTTATCCGCTCAAGATGTTTTGACTTCAACCAAATCATCTGGTGTTCACGCATCTCTTCCTCCTTCCACCAAAAAGACACCCCAG CTATCAGACTGTCCTCCAGTGTTAGCGCCACAAAGAAAGGCCAAGACTGATGAG GGCGACTACATGTCTCTGGATGCTCTCGGTGCTCTTGGTGACACGTTGGCAGCACCAGAACCATCACCAGAACCCCCTAAACTTAGACCAGAGGATATTGTTACA GAGGATGAACACAAGGAGGAAGACGCCGTGCGTGTCGGAGAGAGGGAATCCTCAATTGCGCCAGAGTACAGGTTCAATAAGGAGCAGCTCAAGAAACTGCCTGCTCCCAAACCTCAG CCCAAGATGAATACCAATGAGGCCCTTGACCTTCTATCTGGAGAATTCTTGACCTCCTCTGCTGCTCCTGCTGTCCAGGCTCCCATGATCTCCTCCTCTGCTGCTTCTACGCAA TCCTCTGCAGACTTTGCTCTGGATGCCTTAGCAGGAGACTTTGTTTCATCGTCTGCTGCCCCCACAGTGAAATCTGCTGCTTATGCCCCCACAGAAACTGCCAAacag CTTTCATTAGGAGCAGACAATGCTCTGGATGCTTTATCAGAAACTCTGATCACAGAAATCACCCCCGCCCCTCAGCCAGTCCCCGTTCCTGCCAAAGACCTTGTcaag GAGAAGAAGGCTGTTGAGGAGAGGCTCATTAAAATGGGCGAGAGAGACGACACTCTTCCACCAGAGTACAGACCCACTGAGGAGGATCTTAAG aAAATGGCCGAAGCTAAGGCTAACGCGGACACCAAACCAAAGACG TCTATGGACGACAAGACGGCTTTGGACTTGCTGTCCAGTGATTTTAACACATCGGTCGCATCGTCCGACGCGGCCGCCACAAAGCTGACACCTCCTGTGCTCGACTCGGAGACCCTCAAG CCCATGCCCCGTCCTGTTCTGGACACACTGGCTGGCACCCTCCTTCCCGATGACCCAGCATTCAAGGCTAAGGCAGCCACAGCCaag AGCAAGAGcaagtcaaagtcaaagtcTAAA AAGCAGCATGCATCAGAGCCTCCCGCCGACAATCAACTCCCTGGCCAACAAAGCTCTGACATCGTAGCAACATCCACGCAGCAGGGCAGGAAGAACTAA
- the cast gene encoding calpastatin isoform X6, whose amino-acid sequence MAYAAYYNSLSQPSKATPKPAAQVSTLTPSQFEKASSGSAMASKPGGVTTKGGTAGSTFIRTAGQGVPKAKTETNTNPTVIDMSSAGSTVVNMTLSGTKGSPKMMSKTSPVSTIKSSTAATGTAATTAAAAANVAMSTSKGSPKDTAKVQVEVRPKTETIGAKETPAVDPFDALASILPPVDPLTPKQPIFTGPEVKEHDVTSEKASKCGEREDTLPPNYRFRNMAPLPADATPKDVPKPLSTDEALESLSAGFMTSTVPTAPKMQEKKDNAAALSTAPCYVAPPFVKKVDVPAPDPSVAFRPPADKKAKMEVDNFSLEALIPPAQFKKTVCVAPPPAEKQTQVEKASSDFSLKADLDTRPKTDEVSGLSLPTFIEPRWTPANKNLTKSGGSMSMGALSALGDMLAAPERKPEPKLRPEDLVSEKKHKEEDAVRVGERDDSIAPDYRFNKEQLKKLPAPKPQPTLNTNEALDLLSGDLLTSSAVPAQKAEVPAFAPTVSVCPAPPKPSQGSSLPLDALSALSDTLPANVPKPEPPKLRPADIVSEKKHKEKEAARVGEKEDSIAPEYRFNEDELKKLPAPKPQPTLNTNEALDLLSGDLTSSSVAPAKTPKMLSAQDVLTSTKSSGVHASLPPSTKKTPQLSDCPPVLAPQRKAKTDEGDYMSLDALGALGDTLAAPEPSPEPPKLRPEDIVTEDEHKEEDAVRVGERESSIAPEYRFNKEQLKKLPAPKPQPKMNTNEALDLLSGEFLTSSAAPAVQAPMISSSAASTQSSADFALDALAGDFVSSSAAPTVKSAAYAPTETAKQLSLGADNALDALSETLITEITPAPQPVPVPAKDLVKEKKAVEERLIKMGERDDTLPPEYRPTEEDLKKMAEAKANADTKPKTSMDDKTALDLLSSDFNTSVASSDAAATKLTPPVLDSETLKPMPRPVLDTLAGTLLPDDPAFKAKAATAKSKSKSKSKSKKQHASEPPADNQLPGQQSSDIVATSTQQGRKN is encoded by the exons TCGCAGCCCAGCAAGGCCACGCCCAAACCAGCAGCTCAGGTCTCCACTCTGACGCCTTCTCAGTTTGAG AAGGCATCATCAGGATCCGCCATGGCTTCAAAGCCTGGGGGAGTTACTACAAAAGGTGGCACTGCCGGAAGTACTTTCATCAGGACAGCGGGACAGGGGGTTCCTAAAGCTAAAACTGAG ACTAACACCAATCCCACTGTTATTGACATGTCGTCTGCTGGGTCAACTGTTGTCAACATGACATTGTCTGGGACGAAGGGCAGTCCCAAAATGATGTCGAAG ACGTCACCTGTCTCCACTATAAAGTCTTCTACTGCTGCCACTGGAACAGCAGCaaccacagcagcagcagcagctaatGTTGCCATGTCGACATCTAAAGGCTCGCCAAAAGACACAGCCAAG GTGCAAGTGGAAGTACGTCCCAAAACAGAAACAATTGGGGCCAAGGAG ACACCTGCAGTAGATCCATTTGACGCCTTGGCCAGTATACTGCCACCAGTCGATCCACTCACCCCGAAACAACCAATATTCACTGGGCCTGAGGTCAAAGAG CACGATGTCACGTCCGAGAAGGCTTCAAAGTGTGGAGAAAGAGAAGACACGCTGCCTCCAAATTACAGATTTAGAAATATG GCTCCGCTTCCTGCAGATGCCACACCTAAGGATGTTCCT AAACCACTCAGCACAGACGAGGCCCTGGAATCCCTTTCGGCAGGTTTCATGACATCAACTGTTCCAACTGCACCTAAAATGCAAGAG AAAAAAGACAATGCTGCTGCCTTATCTACTGCCCCATGTTATGTTGCACCACCATTTGTGAAG AAAGTTGACGTCCCTGCGCCTGATCCTTCTGTAGCATTTCGACCTCCAGCTGATAAGAAAGCCAAGATGGAAGTTGATAACTTCTCATTGGAAGCTTTAATTCCCCCTGCCCAATTCAAG AAAACTGTGTGTGTGGCTCCGCCCCCTGCTGAAAAACAAACTCAGGTGGAAAAGGCCTCTTCTGATTTTTCTCTGAAAGCTGACCTGGATACAAGGCCCAAGACGGATGAGGTTAGTGGCCTTTCACTCCCGACTTTTATTGAGCCACGATGGACACCAGCaaacaaaaatctcacaaaaagt ggTGGTTCCATGTCTATGGGTGCTCTCAGTGCTCTTGGTGACATGTTGGCAGCACCGGAACGCAAACCAGAACCCAAACTGAGACCTGAGGATCTTGTTTCG gagaaaaaacacaaggaGGAAGATGCTGTACGTGTAGGAGAGAGGGACGACTCAATTGCACCAGATTACAGGTTCAATAAGGAGCAACTCAAGAAACTGCCTGCTCCCAAACCTCAG CCCACCTTGAACACTAATGAGGCCCTGGACCTTCTGTCCGGAGACCTTTTGACCTCCTCAGCTGTTCCTGCACAG AAAGCTGAAGTCCCTGCATTTGCTCCAACTGTCTCTGTGTGTCCTGCTCCACCCAAACCTTCTCAG GGCAGCTCCTTGCCTCTGGATGCACTCAGTGCTCTTAGTGACACTCTACCAGCGAATGTACCAAAACCTGAACCCCCCAAGCTCAGACCTGCAGATATTGTCTCT gagaaaaaacacaaggaGAAAGAGGCTGCCCGTGTAGGAGAGAAGGAGGACTCGATTGCACCAGAGTACAGGTTCAATGAGGATGAACTTAAAAAATTACCTGCTCCTAAACCTCAG CCCACCTTGAATACTAACGAGGCGTTAGATCTTTTGTCTGGAGACTTGACAAGCTCCTCAGTTGCCCCAGCAAAG ACCCCAAAAATGTTATCCGCTCAAGATGTTTTGACTTCAACCAAATCATCTGGTGTTCACGCATCTCTTCCTCCTTCCACCAAAAAGACACCCCAG CTATCAGACTGTCCTCCAGTGTTAGCGCCACAAAGAAAGGCCAAGACTGATGAG GGCGACTACATGTCTCTGGATGCTCTCGGTGCTCTTGGTGACACGTTGGCAGCACCAGAACCATCACCAGAACCCCCTAAACTTAGACCAGAGGATATTGTTACA GAGGATGAACACAAGGAGGAAGACGCCGTGCGTGTCGGAGAGAGGGAATCCTCAATTGCGCCAGAGTACAGGTTCAATAAGGAGCAGCTCAAGAAACTGCCTGCTCCCAAACCTCAG CCCAAGATGAATACCAATGAGGCCCTTGACCTTCTATCTGGAGAATTCTTGACCTCCTCTGCTGCTCCTGCTGTCCAGGCTCCCATGATCTCCTCCTCTGCTGCTTCTACGCAA TCCTCTGCAGACTTTGCTCTGGATGCCTTAGCAGGAGACTTTGTTTCATCGTCTGCTGCCCCCACAGTGAAATCTGCTGCTTATGCCCCCACAGAAACTGCCAAacag CTTTCATTAGGAGCAGACAATGCTCTGGATGCTTTATCAGAAACTCTGATCACAGAAATCACCCCCGCCCCTCAGCCAGTCCCCGTTCCTGCCAAAGACCTTGTcaag GAGAAGAAGGCTGTTGAGGAGAGGCTCATTAAAATGGGCGAGAGAGACGACACTCTTCCACCAGAGTACAGACCCACTGAGGAGGATCTTAAG aAAATGGCCGAAGCTAAGGCTAACGCGGACACCAAACCAAAGACG TCTATGGACGACAAGACGGCTTTGGACTTGCTGTCCAGTGATTTTAACACATCGGTCGCATCGTCCGACGCGGCCGCCACAAAGCTGACACCTCCTGTGCTCGACTCGGAGACCCTCAAG CCCATGCCCCGTCCTGTTCTGGACACACTGGCTGGCACCCTCCTTCCCGATGACCCAGCATTCAAGGCTAAGGCAGCCACAGCCaag AGCAAGAGcaagtcaaagtcaaagtcTAAA AAGCAGCATGCATCAGAGCCTCCCGCCGACAATCAACTCCCTGGCCAACAAAGCTCTGACATCGTAGCAACATCCACGCAGCAGGGCAGGAAGAACTAA